From Thermogladius calderae 1633, a single genomic window includes:
- a CDS encoding ferredoxin, whose translation MAKYKVEINPRENCISDMVCVSICPDVFEMSPEDNKSQIVEKYRADKANIAVGIVPEDLKSCVEDAAAACPVQIIHVTKAE comes from the coding sequence ATGGCCAAGTACAAGGTCGAGATCAACCCTAGAGAGAACTGTATATCGGACATGGTCTGTGTGTCGATATGCCCTGACGTGTTCGAGATGAGCCCTGAGGACAACAAGTCGCAGATAGTGGAGAAGTACAGAGCTGACAAGGCGAACATTGCTGTGGGCATCGTGCCCGAGGACTTGAAGAGCTGTGTTGAGGACGCTGCCGCTGCCTGCCCGGTCCAGATCATTCACGTGACGAAGGCCGAGTAA
- a CDS encoding ABC transporter permease: MVSIVVVRRVKPIPYFVVPITALVIGIVVSMAILFFLTGYMVWPTDVLNSIWDGLTHPNVIANIFLLLTIIGFSLALSFKGGVYNIGGEGQFWIAAWVMVYLVFTTPYLTSGTPLVSKVLVLLIGFAAGFAWALVAGLLRGFIGVDEVPLTLMMNYVAYNLIDWFVMIPGMPWRDVYGYAKTRSLPQSLQYSILPGSTVSVEMIVVTILAGVIVWLLLDYTKLGLTIKIHGSNVKLLRSAGYSVPLTAAVALALSGGFIGLAGVVYLCGVTPSIRIPVETSTSGFGYLGILVTWLSMLELFAVPIAAYVVSSLYNAGFTLMAMKGMQQAGITAGVTNVFIGSVLLMYALLITISEYKIKIVW; encoded by the coding sequence TTGGTCAGCATAGTTGTAGTAAGGAGGGTCAAGCCGATACCATACTTCGTCGTGCCGATAACCGCGCTAGTGATAGGAATAGTAGTCAGCATGGCCATACTCTTCTTCCTGACAGGATACATGGTGTGGCCTACTGACGTGCTCAACTCTATATGGGACGGGCTCACACACCCTAACGTGATCGCCAATATCTTCCTATTGTTAACGATTATAGGGTTCTCGCTGGCTCTGAGCTTCAAGGGCGGCGTCTACAACATCGGCGGTGAAGGGCAGTTCTGGATCGCCGCCTGGGTCATGGTGTACCTGGTCTTCACGACGCCCTACTTGACGTCGGGGACGCCACTGGTCTCTAAAGTACTAGTTCTATTAATAGGGTTCGCCGCAGGATTCGCTTGGGCTCTAGTGGCAGGCCTATTGAGAGGCTTCATCGGCGTAGACGAAGTCCCGCTGACTCTGATGATGAACTACGTCGCCTACAACCTAATCGACTGGTTCGTCATGATACCAGGCATGCCCTGGAGAGACGTCTACGGGTACGCTAAGACGAGGTCTCTACCCCAGAGTCTCCAGTACTCCATACTGCCAGGCTCCACGGTATCGGTGGAGATGATAGTGGTCACGATCCTGGCAGGGGTTATCGTGTGGCTCCTACTCGACTACACAAAGCTCGGGCTCACCATAAAGATACACGGCAGCAACGTGAAGTTGCTGAGGAGCGCCGGTTACAGCGTGCCTCTAACAGCAGCCGTAGCCCTAGCGCTCTCGGGCGGCTTCATAGGGCTGGCCGGCGTGGTTTACCTCTGCGGCGTCACTCCGAGTATCAGGATACCGGTCGAGACCAGCACCTCCGGCTTCGGCTACCTCGGGATACTTGTTACATGGCTGTCAATGCTGGAGCTCTTCGCCGTGCCGATAGCGGCCTACGTCGTCAGCAGCTTGTACAACGCGGGCTTCACCCTCATGGCGATGAAGGGCATGCAGCAAGCGGGTATTACAGCCGGCGTGACGAACGTCTTCATAGGCAGCGTACTGCTCATGTACGCGCTGTTGATAACGATATCGGAGTACAAGATAAAGATCGTGTGGTGA
- a CDS encoding ABC transporter permease subunit, with the protein MFDPSIATLADLIIASGGLFIAFYLMALGHSVVEKSGILNLAIDGTFALTATLAFFMDVYYDNNLLLSFLVPAVVAMLFGLFMSFTLTKFPVSHGAVGLSLMFLMYGLASIIGYGPRIVQASLPNFSPGVALTEEERVAGYLVMLVLGLITYWLIEKTKLGVSIKASGEDPAAAESLGVNVLASRLIAAAIGFAMIGLGGAAYMNFYVRLWDERSIILSGYGWLAFAVALSGGRHPLVVLLTAFVFSILVHSSLQFVAWFNISRELSYSLPFIVAIAAMTIYMATPLRRILAPPKSLGRIYFREERTV; encoded by the coding sequence ATGTTCGACCCCTCTATTGCCACCCTCGCAGACCTAATAATTGCCTCGGGAGGGCTCTTCATAGCGTTCTACCTGATGGCGCTCGGGCACTCAGTGGTCGAGAAGAGCGGGATACTGAACCTGGCGATAGACGGTACCTTCGCGCTAACGGCTACGCTGGCCTTCTTCATGGACGTGTACTACGACAACAACCTACTGCTATCCTTCCTTGTACCGGCTGTCGTCGCAATGCTGTTCGGGCTGTTCATGTCCTTCACACTGACGAAGTTCCCCGTTAGCCACGGCGCGGTCGGCCTATCGCTGATGTTCCTAATGTACGGCCTCGCGAGCATAATAGGGTACGGGCCGAGGATTGTCCAGGCCTCGCTACCCAACTTCTCGCCAGGTGTAGCCCTAACTGAAGAGGAGAGGGTCGCCGGTTACCTGGTGATGCTTGTATTAGGCCTGATCACGTACTGGCTAATAGAGAAGACCAAGCTCGGCGTCTCCATCAAGGCGTCGGGCGAAGACCCGGCTGCCGCCGAGTCTCTCGGTGTCAACGTGCTGGCGTCCAGGCTCATAGCGGCAGCGATCGGGTTTGCCATGATAGGGCTGGGTGGCGCAGCCTACATGAACTTCTACGTGAGGTTGTGGGACGAGAGGTCGATCATACTAAGCGGCTACGGGTGGCTGGCGTTCGCTGTGGCATTGAGCGGGGGTAGACACCCACTAGTGGTGTTGCTAACGGCCTTCGTATTCTCCATTCTAGTACACTCGAGCCTCCAGTTCGTAGCGTGGTTCAACATCTCCAGAGAGCTATCGTACTCTCTACCGTTCATCGTCGCGATAGCGGCTATGACAATATACATGGCAACACCTCTCAGGAGGATACTCGCACCACCCAAGAGCCTCGGCAGGATCTACTTCAGAGAAGAGAGGACTGTGTGA
- a CDS encoding M20 family metallopeptidase, producing MPEWVEKLIEKTLVDSIRFPTVLGESYEAMVDYYREVLSSHGVHVTVHRVDDDYVRKHLPREYNPDKPRYILLARVGSGERVLQFNGHYDVVAAGEGWETPPFQPVVKDGLVYGRGATDMKGGIASVVGALAYVASGKEPEIVVEAALVPDEEIGGLTGTGYLVNVLGSRPDWVVIAEPSGIDNIYIGHRGGVWAMVKVYGVQAHGSTPWLGDNAFEKMVYLAKLFIEEYKPSLAQRRSRFEYEMPEASNPTLTLGGKLVAPGSINIVPGIVGFSVDRRLIVEERADEVVEELRRFLENASARLGVRAELEVMEKSDPALTDPGSHLVRVLEDSITGTLNLKPRKTICVGGLDLRYYAAKNIQAVAYGPGEVGMAHKVNEYVKLADIVKVAETYVDLVYRLSPGTSR from the coding sequence ATCCCCGAGTGGGTTGAAAAACTAATTGAGAAGACCCTGGTCGACAGCATACGGTTCCCCACAGTCCTCGGCGAGAGCTACGAGGCAATGGTCGACTACTACAGGGAGGTGCTTAGTAGCCACGGCGTTCACGTAACGGTTCACAGAGTCGACGACGACTACGTCAGGAAGCACCTGCCGCGAGAGTACAACCCCGACAAGCCTAGATACATACTCCTAGCCCGCGTCGGCAGCGGTGAGAGAGTCCTCCAGTTCAACGGGCACTACGACGTGGTAGCGGCCGGGGAGGGCTGGGAGACACCCCCCTTCCAGCCCGTTGTAAAGGACGGCCTTGTCTACGGTAGAGGGGCAACGGACATGAAGGGCGGCATAGCCTCCGTTGTAGGCGCGCTCGCTTACGTGGCCTCTGGAAAAGAGCCGGAGATAGTCGTCGAGGCGGCCCTCGTACCCGACGAGGAAATAGGGGGGTTGACAGGCACCGGCTACCTGGTCAACGTTCTGGGTAGTAGGCCTGACTGGGTGGTGATAGCGGAGCCCAGCGGTATCGACAACATCTATATCGGTCACAGAGGCGGTGTCTGGGCGATGGTTAAGGTCTACGGGGTTCAGGCTCACGGCTCGACTCCCTGGCTAGGTGACAACGCCTTCGAGAAGATGGTTTACCTGGCCAAGCTGTTCATAGAGGAGTACAAGCCTAGCCTGGCGCAACGTAGGAGCAGATTCGAGTACGAGATGCCGGAGGCCTCAAATCCTACCCTGACGTTGGGCGGTAAGCTGGTGGCCCCAGGGTCAATAAACATCGTGCCCGGTATTGTCGGGTTCAGTGTAGACAGGAGGTTGATCGTAGAGGAGAGAGCAGACGAAGTAGTCGAAGAACTGAGGAGGTTCCTTGAAAACGCCTCTGCGAGGCTCGGAGTGAGGGCGGAGCTCGAGGTGATGGAGAAGTCGGACCCCGCCCTGACAGACCCTGGCTCCCACCTCGTGAGAGTCCTCGAGGACTCCATCACTGGAACCCTCAACCTTAAGCCGAGGAAGACGATTTGTGTTGGCGGCTTAGACCTACGCTACTACGCGGCGAAGAACATACAGGCGGTAGCCTACGGCCCAGGAGAGGTCGGGATGGCCCACAAGGTCAACGAGTACGTCAAGCTCGCGGACATCGTCAAGGTTGCCGAGACCTACGTGGATCTGGTCTACAGGCTTTCCCCCGGGACAAGTAGATAA
- a CDS encoding ABC transporter ATP-binding protein, translating to MEKTGNKVFSPIPSPQTPIVRMENITKRFPGSVALEKVTVEFSEGEIHAVLGENGAGKSTLVKILAGIYTPDHGTIYYKGERVTIENPMKALSLGIAMVSQSPVLIGRLTVAENLVLGMKQLGVFESPKKIRKYFEEVANKIGIKVDPEEEVWKLTYTQKQLVEIARALILRSKVIILDEALTYLPLEERRKFYKYLKEFTQQGGTVVLITHKLLEAFEVSNRITVLRRGKLVGTVRTGEVDIERVREMMFAERAKEITYERLMDGKPSEPVLEVKDLWVKNDYGTYALKGVSLTVNRGEVLGIAGIVGNGQAELVQAIMGLRNVERGTVAINVKGRKYVMPDTKTLRELGVGYIPDEPLSHGVSIDFGLRENIAVMPGYTGAVINWGRLTHLAKKFIEEFSIVTPGAKTPLKFLSGGNLMKSLVARELDLSKHLLVAYNPTRGLDEVTSIKVRRVIKEKVVEENIGVLMVSEDLDEIFQVSDRIAVINEGKIVGLFEAKSADRVEVERLMVT from the coding sequence GTGGAGAAGACAGGTAATAAGGTTTTTTCCCCAATCCCCTCTCCTCAAACCCCTATCGTTAGAATGGAGAACATAACCAAGAGGTTCCCAGGCTCAGTAGCCCTAGAGAAGGTCACAGTGGAGTTCAGCGAGGGCGAAATACACGCAGTCCTGGGTGAGAACGGCGCCGGCAAGTCTACACTAGTCAAGATCCTAGCAGGGATATACACGCCGGATCATGGCACGATCTACTACAAGGGCGAGAGAGTCACAATAGAGAACCCGATGAAGGCGCTGAGTCTCGGAATAGCCATGGTATCCCAGAGCCCTGTACTGATAGGCAGGCTCACAGTCGCAGAGAACCTAGTTCTAGGCATGAAGCAGCTCGGCGTCTTCGAGTCGCCAAAGAAGATCAGGAAGTACTTCGAGGAGGTCGCGAACAAGATCGGGATCAAGGTAGACCCCGAAGAAGAGGTCTGGAAGCTGACCTACACTCAGAAGCAATTGGTGGAGATAGCTAGGGCGTTGATACTGAGGTCGAAGGTGATAATACTGGACGAGGCCCTCACATACCTCCCGCTGGAGGAGAGGAGGAAGTTCTACAAGTACCTCAAGGAGTTCACACAGCAAGGCGGCACAGTGGTATTGATAACCCACAAACTATTGGAGGCCTTCGAGGTGTCAAACAGGATAACGGTCCTCAGGCGCGGTAAGCTCGTTGGGACTGTGAGGACCGGCGAAGTCGACATCGAGAGGGTTAGGGAGATGATGTTTGCTGAGAGGGCTAAGGAAATCACCTACGAGAGGCTCATGGACGGTAAACCCTCAGAGCCGGTGCTGGAGGTCAAGGACTTGTGGGTTAAGAACGACTACGGGACTTACGCCCTCAAGGGGGTCTCGCTAACCGTGAACCGAGGAGAGGTACTAGGCATAGCCGGCATAGTAGGTAACGGGCAGGCGGAGCTTGTCCAGGCGATAATGGGGTTGCGCAACGTAGAGAGAGGAACAGTCGCGATCAATGTCAAGGGCAGGAAGTATGTAATGCCCGACACCAAGACGCTGAGAGAGCTGGGTGTCGGCTACATCCCCGACGAGCCGCTGTCGCACGGTGTGTCGATAGACTTCGGTCTTAGAGAGAACATCGCTGTGATGCCAGGGTACACTGGTGCTGTGATCAACTGGGGTAGGCTGACGCACCTGGCGAAGAAGTTCATTGAGGAGTTCTCGATCGTCACCCCTGGTGCTAAGACCCCGCTGAAGTTCCTCAGCGGCGGCAACTTGATGAAGAGCCTTGTGGCGAGAGAGCTGGACTTGTCGAAACACCTCCTGGTGGCCTACAACCCGACTAGGGGTCTAGACGAGGTGACCAGTATCAAGGTCAGGAGGGTCATCAAGGAAAAGGTGGTCGAGGAGAACATAGGAGTCTTGATGGTCAGCGAAGACCTAGACGAGATATTCCAGGTGAGCGACAGGATAGCCGTTATAAACGAGGGCAAGATTGTAGGTCTATTTGAGGCCAAGTCGGCCGACAGAGTTGAAGTAGAGCGCTTAATGGTGACTTAG